One window of the Streptomyces sp. TS71-3 genome contains the following:
- a CDS encoding FadR/GntR family transcriptional regulator, whose translation MDRMSEEPRNSKGTRGPRSARRWRVNSQIQREVTQLILDRKLKPGAPLPTEAELMEDLGVSRNSVREALKALQALDIVEIRHGYGTYVGQASLTPLVDGLTFRTLSLLGDDAHALVEILQVREVLEEGMIRRIAPSLTDADLDALEDIVLRMETSSRESQPFPELDREFHELLYRAFGNELVPQLLGAFWNVFHRVAGARGWTEDPAPDVTVKRHRDILTALRERDVASAQRAMADHFRGIEARAVQETRGVQ comes from the coding sequence ATGGACCGCATGTCTGAGGAGCCCAGGAACTCCAAGGGGACCCGCGGCCCGCGGTCGGCCCGCAGGTGGCGGGTGAACAGCCAGATCCAGCGCGAGGTCACCCAGCTCATCCTGGACCGGAAGCTGAAGCCCGGTGCTCCGCTGCCCACCGAGGCGGAGCTGATGGAGGACCTCGGGGTCAGCCGCAATTCCGTGCGGGAGGCCCTGAAGGCCCTCCAGGCCCTCGACATAGTGGAGATCCGGCACGGCTACGGCACGTATGTCGGCCAAGCCTCCCTGACCCCCCTCGTGGACGGGCTCACGTTCCGGACGCTCTCGCTCCTCGGCGACGACGCGCACGCTCTGGTGGAGATCCTCCAGGTCCGCGAGGTCCTGGAGGAGGGGATGATACGTCGCATCGCCCCCTCCCTCACCGACGCGGACCTGGACGCGCTCGAGGACATCGTGCTCCGGATGGAGACGTCGAGCCGCGAGAGCCAGCCCTTCCCCGAACTCGACCGCGAGTTCCACGAACTGCTCTACCGCGCCTTCGGCAACGAACTCGTCCCCCAGCTCCTCGGGGCGTTCTGGAACGTCTTCCACCGCGTCGCCGGAGCCCGGGGGTGGACCGAGGACCCCGCGCCCGACGTCACCGTGAAGCGGCACCGGGACATCCTCACCGCGCTGCGGGAGCGGGACGTGGCCAGCGCGCAGCGGGCCATGGCCGATCACTTCCGCGGCATCGAGGCGCGTGCGGTGCAGGAGACGCGCGGAGTGCAGTGA
- a CDS encoding ABC transporter substrate-binding protein — protein sequence MSDATSQPALHRRSFLKYTGAIGAATAITTSLSACSSGPESTNDTGGGGGGGSDSITAVIGYGNDQSWDPTKTASAFTMAANHHIYEGLLDTDPITRQPYAALATEPPADLQATTWRFTLRSGAKWHDGQPVTADDVLFTFDRILHPGIALLATGFIQPWLKEVRKVDEKTVELILKFPFPEGAPRLTLAKIMPKHVFGKPGGWEKADAGTAVGSGPYKQTAHHPKSNTTFAAFDGYNGPRKANFKTMNWLSIVDAAPRVAKISGASAGAQIADNIPYANIDQLKKGGLTVEGGAGMNHMFLLFNTAHKPFGDVRVRQALFYAIDTEKLIQVGLRGHGKPASSFLDTGNPTYRKAKTVYSYDPDKARQLLKEAGVSNLSVELQSSNVSWIVDCLPTIKASWDAIGVKTTLNPQETSAVFAKLDQKKDFQVVASASNPNQFGIDADLIMHYNYGPQNTWMGYARWEGNSTAKHLFTLMDRATREPDPQKKKQMTQDYIDIVAENAVIYPVVHTELITAWDAKKITGVRPQPYPGINLLQAKPVKG from the coding sequence GTGAGCGACGCGACCTCGCAACCGGCGCTGCACCGCCGGTCCTTCCTCAAGTACACCGGTGCGATCGGCGCGGCCACCGCCATCACCACGTCCCTCTCCGCCTGCTCGTCCGGACCCGAGTCCACCAACGACACCGGCGGCGGGGGCGGGGGCGGTTCGGACTCGATCACCGCGGTCATCGGCTACGGCAACGACCAGAGCTGGGACCCGACGAAGACGGCGTCCGCGTTCACGATGGCGGCGAACCACCACATCTACGAGGGCCTGCTGGACACCGACCCGATCACGCGGCAGCCGTACGCCGCGCTCGCGACCGAGCCGCCGGCGGACCTCCAGGCCACCACGTGGCGCTTCACCCTGCGCTCGGGCGCGAAGTGGCACGACGGCCAGCCCGTCACCGCCGACGATGTGCTCTTCACCTTCGACCGGATCCTGCACCCGGGCATCGCCCTGCTGGCCACCGGGTTCATCCAGCCGTGGCTGAAGGAGGTGCGCAAGGTCGACGAGAAGACGGTGGAGCTGATCCTGAAGTTCCCCTTCCCGGAGGGCGCACCCCGGCTCACGCTCGCGAAGATCATGCCGAAGCACGTCTTCGGGAAGCCGGGCGGCTGGGAGAAGGCGGACGCCGGCACGGCCGTGGGCTCGGGCCCCTACAAGCAGACCGCGCACCACCCGAAGTCGAACACCACCTTCGCGGCGTTCGACGGCTACAACGGCCCGCGCAAGGCCAACTTCAAGACGATGAACTGGCTGTCCATCGTGGACGCCGCGCCCCGGGTCGCCAAGATCTCCGGGGCGAGCGCGGGCGCCCAGATCGCGGACAACATCCCGTACGCCAACATCGACCAGCTCAAGAAGGGCGGGCTGACCGTCGAGGGCGGCGCGGGCATGAACCACATGTTCCTGCTCTTCAACACCGCCCACAAACCGTTCGGCGACGTCCGGGTCCGCCAGGCGCTGTTCTACGCGATCGACACGGAGAAGCTGATCCAGGTGGGCCTGCGCGGGCACGGCAAGCCCGCGTCCTCGTTCCTGGACACCGGCAACCCGACGTACCGCAAGGCCAAGACCGTCTACTCGTACGACCCGGACAAGGCACGGCAGCTCCTGAAGGAGGCCGGCGTCTCGAATCTGTCCGTCGAGCTCCAGTCCAGCAACGTCAGCTGGATAGTGGACTGCCTGCCGACCATCAAGGCGTCCTGGGACGCCATCGGCGTCAAGACCACGCTGAACCCGCAGGAGACCTCCGCGGTCTTCGCGAAGCTCGACCAGAAGAAGGACTTCCAGGTCGTGGCGTCGGCGTCGAACCCGAACCAGTTCGGCATCGACGCGGACCTGATCATGCACTACAACTACGGCCCGCAGAACACCTGGATGGGGTACGCCCGCTGGGAGGGCAACTCCACCGCCAAGCATCTGTTCACCCTCATGGACCGGGCCACGCGTGAGCCCGACCCGCAGAAGAAGAAGCAGATGACGCAGGACTACATCGACATCGTCGCCGAGAACGCGGTGATATACCCCGTGGTCCACACCGAGCTGATCACGGCCTGGGACGCGAAGAAGATCACCGGAGTGCGCCCCCAGCCGTACCCCGGCATAAACCTTCTCCAGGCCAAGCCCGTCAAGGGCTGA
- a CDS encoding ABC transporter permease has translation MLAIARILARRIALLVPLLLGIVLFVFIIMRFSDSDPASAYFQGANPSPAQLHQFRLENGLLDPFPVRYVHFVGDLLHGDMGISVLNRAPVSDQIATALPLTMQLTLMGLVIAVVLSLVLGVTAAIYRDRMADQIIRVVSLTGVAAPGFWLALLMIQYLAVTAGWFPSGGYINPADSFSGWLKTMALPAFSLSLPIAAQLTRIVRTAVVEELDKDYVRTAIGSGLPPVVVVGRNVLRNALVNPLTVLGLQVGYLLGGAVVTETIFALPGMGKLMIDAVKNGDPAVVQGVVLTTAIGFVVINLAIDILYLLVNPRLRSAA, from the coding sequence GTGCTAGCGATCGCCAGGATCCTGGCCCGCCGCATCGCCCTGCTCGTCCCGTTGCTGCTCGGCATCGTGCTGTTCGTCTTCATCATCATGCGGTTCTCGGACAGCGATCCGGCCTCCGCCTACTTCCAGGGGGCCAACCCGAGCCCGGCGCAACTGCACCAGTTCCGCCTGGAGAACGGCCTGCTCGATCCGTTCCCGGTGCGCTACGTGCACTTCGTGGGTGATCTGCTCCACGGCGACATGGGCATCAGCGTGCTCAACCGCGCCCCGGTCAGCGACCAGATCGCGACCGCCCTGCCGCTGACCATGCAGCTCACCCTGATGGGCCTGGTCATCGCCGTGGTGCTGTCACTCGTGCTGGGCGTCACCGCCGCCATCTACCGGGACCGGATGGCCGACCAGATCATCCGCGTGGTCTCGCTCACCGGAGTGGCCGCACCCGGTTTCTGGCTGGCGCTGCTGATGATCCAGTACCTGGCCGTGACCGCCGGGTGGTTCCCCTCCGGCGGGTACATCAACCCCGCGGACTCGTTCTCGGGCTGGCTGAAGACGATGGCGCTGCCCGCGTTCTCGCTGTCGCTGCCCATCGCCGCCCAGCTCACCCGGATCGTCCGCACGGCCGTCGTCGAGGAGCTGGACAAGGACTACGTGCGCACCGCGATCGGCAGCGGCCTGCCACCGGTCGTGGTGGTCGGCCGCAACGTCCTGCGCAACGCCCTGGTCAACCCGCTGACGGTACTGGGCCTCCAGGTCGGCTACCTGCTGGGCGGCGCCGTGGTCACCGAGACGATCTTCGCCCTGCCGGGCATGGGCAAGCTGATGATCGACGCGGTGAAGAACGGCGACCCGGCCGTGGTGCAGGGCGTGGTGCTCACCACGGCCATCGGATTCGTGGTGATCAACCTCGCCATCGACATCCTCTACCTCCTGGTCAACCCGCGTCTGAGGAGTGCCGCCTGA